AGTTAAACGCACTGCTAAGACTGGTGAACCAAAACCAGAGGCAAAAGCTGCTGTCAAACGTTCCCGTGAACCTGACAGTGATACTGAATCAGAAGTAGATgacatggtttttagtgtccattctTCTACCAATTTGCCGGAATACACTGAGAAAGTCAGTTCAGGTCATGACCTCTTGCAAGATTCTCCGAAGTCTGAAAATCTGGAACATGATCAAACTATTTTCCTGTCTTTTGATTCGGAGAATGAAGTGCCATATGAAAAAGCTGTGGAGaggtatttatttatttcttgatGTTGCTAATTTGCATGTTTACTCTCCTGTTCACCTTTTATATTTGAATTATCCCTTTGTTAACAAACCTCTCTGCTGCCGTCAGTTGAGCTGTATCTGGTAATTAGCTTATTCGTAGAGATTCTTCGTCTGACATTTATCTGTCTTTATTTCTCTTGTTACAGATTAATTGACGAAGGAAAACTCCTGGACGCTCTTGCCCTTTCTGATCGCTGTTTACGTGATGGAGCTTCAGATCGGCTACTTCAGTTGCTTGTCGAGCGTGGAGAGGAAATCCAGTCGGTATCAGGACAAACCCAAGGTTATGGTGCACATAACAGCTGGAGTAATAGTTGGCAATATTGTTTGCGGTTGAAAGATAAACAGTTGGCAGCCAAACTTGCTCTCAAGTATgcatttttcatttttgttgagATATAATTAGATCATTTGTGGTGCTGGTGTTTCATAGGCTGCAGGTTTAATTTTATTCTAGTTCTTCACTTAATATTACAAGTTTAAATCCCAGGTACCTGCACAGATGGGAGCTAGATGCTGCTATAGATGTCCTCACCATGTGCAGCTGCCACCTGCTTCCCACTGATCCAGTTAAGAGAGAGGTACATGATTAGTATAGTGTTGTACCATATTAATCAATTTGCTGCTGGTGGAGTTCGTCATGCTTTAGTCTCTTTTTTGCCCATATGTACATTGATATTGGAGGGGAGGAGTTTTCGTTTTGATTCTTAATGGGAAATTCTTTTACATTATTAGGTCATGCAAATGAGACAAGCTTTGCAGAGATATAGTCACATTTTATCTGCAGATGACCATTATACCAGCTGGCAAGAGGTAATCATTTTTTTTAGGCTTTGCTACTTGTATTTTCACCCGTAGCGCATTCAATATTAAAATCCCGCAGACTAATGTGTAATATATATCATCTTCCCATACTACAGACTTCTATTTGTAACGCGATATATATGTATTCTAGGTTGAAGCTGAATCAAAGGAAGATCCTGAAGGACTGGCACTTAGATTGGCTGGGAAAGGTGCTGTTTCTGCTGCGTTAGAAGTAGCCGAGAGTGCGGGTTTATCTATTGATTTACGAAGAGAGCTTCAAGGACGGCAACTTGTGAAGTTACTAACCGCTGATCCTCTTTGTGGTGGAGGTCCTGCAGAAGCTTCAcggtttctttcttctcttcgtGATCCTGATGATGCTCTGCCTGTTGCTATGGGTGCAATGCCGCTGTTATCAGATCTGCGTTCAAAGCAACTTCTTGTATTATGTTTCTCCTCGCTACTAAATTTTCATATTTGAATGTTAATAATTTTGCTTCAACTTAcatgtttttgtttcttttgtataggTTCACTTCTTTCTGAAGCGAAGAGCTGGAAATCTCTCAGATGTTGAGGTTTCACGTCTGAACTTATGGGCGCTGGGTCTTCGTGTTCTAGCAGCCTTGCCGCTGCCATGGCAACAAAGGTGTTCATCTCTGCATGAGCATCCTCATttaatattagaggttcttttgATGAGGAAGCAACTGCAATCTGCTTCTTTGGTACGATGCATTTCCTTTTATTTTGGATACATCTCAATGCTTTTATTCTTGCGGTCCCTAACTTACTCATGAATTTCGACCACCATATCTGTTCCCCACCTTGTGAAGGAATTTTGTCTACAGAGAGTTGTATTTCGTTGATTAGGGATTGGAATACGGCAATAAAGAGGCCCAGGATCCTCATTCAAATTACCTATCTTTGACTATAAATTTGTTCTTTCTATTTTTTCCTGCAGATATTGAAAGAGTTTCCATCCTTGAGAGACAACAACCTAGTTCTCATTTATGCTGCCAAAGCAATTGCTGTCCATGTTCCTTCTCTTTCAAGAGAACAACGGATATCTGTCGCAGGTCCAattccaaaacaaaaaataaaaccagGCACACCCAGTAGATCAAACTTTTCCAATAGCCTTAATAATTTGCAGAAAGAGGCTAGGAGAGCTTTCTCCTGGACTGCACGTGATAATGGAAATAAGCCTGCTCCAAAAGAGGTCTACCGTAAAAGAAAAAGTTCGGGATTGTCGCCATCTGAAAAAGTTGCCTGGGAGGCAATGACTGGTATTCACGAGGATAGAGTTTCGACTTACTCAGTTGATGGgcaagaacggcttcctccggtTTCTATTTCTGAGGAATGGATCCTTACTGGTGATCCAAACAAAGATGATGCAGTTCGCTCATCTCATCGATATGAAAGTGCCCCTGATATAGTTCTGTTTAAGGTACGCTTCACCATTACAGCTACTAGGAAAATATACAGTAAATTAGCAGATTGGCATTTGACATGCTAGTGCTTAATATCGTACACATGTTCACAGCATCCTGTTGGAATAAATAAGCCTCATCAGTAAAACTAGGTACATAAGCGCTGTGGTAATTGATCAACGATACATGGAACTTTGTCTGTGTGGCTCAATGGCCATGTACAACTTGCGTCAAGCTTGTTGGGATAAAAAATGGTTTCTATTCATTGGTCTATGTTAGCGTTCATAAAATGGATAAAGAACTGACTTGTGTGCAGGTAGAAGTGCATCATTATTCTTGCTTTAGAGATGTCAGCACCAGTTAGTCTGGCCCATTAGTTGAAACAAGCTTAATCTTAAATTAATCGTTTACCAGGAAACTCCAACTTagtctttattttttcttatggATGTCACGCCTCATGAAATAGTTAAGTATTATGCGTTTGTTAATTTGCTAAGCTGTTGGTCTCCAGGCATTGCTTTCATTGTGTTCCGACGAGACAGTATCTGCCAAAGGTGCCCTGGATTTATGCGTTACTCAAATGAAGAGTGTTTTAAACTCCCAGCAGTTGCCACTGGATGCAACTACAGAAATAATTGGTCGAGCATATCATGCGACAGAAACTTTTGTGCAGGTATTCATGTTTTGCAATTAGTAACCATTATATACTTATATAGGTGTATTTATGAGGCAAATCCAAGTGAGCCAGTTTTGAATGACCATGTTCATTTAGGGGCATCAAACTGTCAAATGATGCTGTTATTTATGGAAGAAATATAAtgcttctcctttttttttttttttgcttgacgAGGAGTAATTATTTTTAATAGAACAGGAGAGGATTTCCTAATTTAACCCAGTAAACCAGAGAGTTTTAATGTCCATGGTCTGGGTTAAACATTCAGGTTTAGCATTAGATTATTGGGATGAAGAGGCACTTTGCTTTACAGCAAATGGGGTGGGAACCCCTGTTCATTTCAAGATTTCCTCATCCAATGGAAGTGTGGGACAATTGTTAAAAAAAGAGTTATTACCTGTTTTGAAATAAAAGTGTACTTTGTTAATATTGTTCGATATATGTGTTAAGCACTTGATAACTGGGCCGAGATAATACCTGAGAAATACCAAACCGTGGAACAATTTATCTAGTTTGTGGAGATCTTACTCCCCACCTAACCCTAATTGTCAGCCACAGAAGTGGCTTGAATTTTGTTTGATGGTAATGATGGCATGCTGCATGCTGGCATTTTCATTCGCTGTTAATTTTTTTTGACTCTCTATTGCTGCATATTGCAGGCGCTCCTTTATGCTAAAAGCCAGTTCAGAAAACTTGCTGGAAGTAGTGACTTGTCTAGTACTTATTCAGAAAGAAACAGGGAAAATGATGATGCATCTTCAGATGCTGGCAGTTCTAGTGTTGGTAGTTCGAGTACAGATGAGTTGTCGGAACTTCTTTCACAAGCAGATATATGGCTAGGACGTGCAGAgcttcttcaaagtcttcttggGTCAGGAATTATTGTTTCTCTTGATGATATTGCTGACAAGGAGTCGTCGGCACGTCTACGTGACAGGTTAATTGGATATGAACGGTACAGCATGGCTGTATACACTTGCAAGAAGTGCAAGGTAAAAAATTGTTTGCCTGGACCTATGTTTGATGTTTCATGGTTTTCATTTCTTTTGTCTATTTACCTGTGTACGTCATATCTTTGGTTTTAGATCAACGCCTTTCCTGTTTGGAGTGCATGGGGACTTGCTTTAATCAAGATGGAACATTATTCTCAAGCTCGTGTGAAATTTAAGTATGATTTCTTAACTGGAATGAAGAGCATGTCATAACTTCTGCATTGGCTTTGTGGTGCAAAAACTTTCTTGCATTTGGTAAGAAGTTTATGATGCTTGTCTTATCTTTTTTCAATGGTCCAGGCAAGCTCTGCAATTGTACAAGGTTGATCCCGCACCTGTCATTTTGGAGATTATTAATACAATTGAAGGTGGTCCACCAGTTGATGTTTCAGCTGTTCGCTCTATGTAAGTTGGAATACAATTGGAAATACTTTTTCGTTTTTTTTCCCTTCCTTTTTTTTTGGCATGAACATCAAAGCGCAAAGCCTGGTCGGTTTGAATTCAGGTCCATTCCTATTGCCTTCCTCAATTGTTTGGTCCAGTTAGCAAGACTAAATGATTTTCGTCTTTAGTCTAGAAGGAATCGAACTTAGAGCCCATGTCCAGCCATCCTATCAACCATAATCTCCTCTAAAAAAAGGCTACCGTCATTTtataagattaaatttaaatgtTTATCAAATTTGGTATTCTGTGGTAACAGATAAAAAGCATTTAACTTTCTGATAAAAAGTATTCTGTGGTAACAGATAAAAAGCATTTAACTTTCTGATAAAAGTATAAAACGGTTCATTATGAGTGCATCCACTGTCCTGTCCTGCGTCTGAATGGGAAAACGATCATGCACCTGGTATTTCATCTTGTTTATGTTCTAAATGAGGAGTTTCGACCCCAATGTTAAAATCGTTATCCAGGGAAATAAGGGTGTCCTATTATTTATCGTTTCTTTGAGGTGACAGTACATGCTATTTGCTAATATCAACTGGTACTGCAGGTATGAACATTTGGCGAAAAGTGCGCCAACTATCTTGGACGATTCTCTTTCTGCTGATTCATATCTGAATGTTCTATATATGCCAACTACATTTCCCCGTTCAGAGAGGTCCAGGCAGTTTCGAGGATCTTCAAATGACCTCTCTGAATCATCTATGTTGGAAGAGGAGGGCCCTCGCAGCAACCTGGACAACATTAGATACCTTGAGTGTGTTAATTACTTACAAGATGTAAGATGCAAATCAGATTTCATAGTTCCGCAAATTCCAAGCATCACTTTTAGGTCCATATATGCAGTTTGATTTAGTTTCTTCTTGAATCTTCACTCACATTAGTATGTATTGCAAATAGGTAGAGATTGTTGGTGACTTTTCACTTACATCAGGATACCTGCGGCTAGCGCATCAGAGTATCCATTATCTCAgatatttttgatatttttcagaTCTTCCATTGTCCAGTTGGCAGCTTTTTTAGCAGTTAGTCATTGCATGTGCTCTCTCATTTTCCATCCACTCTTCCTGTTATTGTTTTCTTTAAATTTTCGCATGCTCCTCATTATTTGTCTTATAACATAGTtctatttatttcttttttttttccaacagtATGCACGTTATCAAATGCTGGGTTTCATGTTCAAGCATGGTCACTACGACGACGCTTGTATTCTGTTTTTTCCTGCAAATGGTCTTCCTCCACCTCCTCAGCCGTCATCGCTTGCTGCGGCTACTACTTCTTCATCCCCTCAAAGACCTGATCCCTTGGCAACTGATTATGGTACCATTGACGATTTGTGTGACTTATGCATTGGTTATGGTGCCATGCCTATTCTAGAGGAAGTGATTTCTACAAAAATGGCATCTACTTCGCCCCAGGATGTTGCAGTGAATCAGTACATAACTGCTGCCCTTACCCGCATATGCAACTATTGTGAAACCCATCGGCATTTTAATTATCTTTACAAGTTTCAGGTAAAATTAACTCTTATTTTATTTGGGGCAAAAAAATCTTGGTTTTTTGTTTGTAATCTCTGTATCATATTTTGCTTTAAAAGTTAGCTGGTTTCCGTCTTTATTGACAAATGTTGAAGTCGTCTAAATTACTGTCACTCCTGTTCAGCCGAGCTAACTTGTGTATGCATGACCAATAAATGAAAATAAATGGTGCATAGGCTTGAATGCATTGTGGAAAATTCTTATCTAGAATGCACCTGTAAATGTGGTCTTACCCTGCGATATCGCCTGTTTTCTGCTGTTCTATACTTTGAGATATTGTTTATGAAGGTCCAAAATAAATTTCATTTTTTGCATTCAAAAATTAGTTTTCCATCATTTGTTGCTTCCTTGGTTATATGCGTTGTCGACTTTTATTGCAAATTTTATGTTGTACgccttgttgatttttatatcttTGATGGAAAATGAACCACTGATCTTAGCTAATATAGCTTCTTCATCTTTTATAATTTCCACTATGGCACTATCCCATTGTCTGATTCTGATTATTAATTCAATGGTGCAGGTAGTAAAGAAAGATCTAGTTGCTGCTGGGCTTTGCTGTATTCAATTATTTGCGAATTCTTTATCTCAAGAAGAAGCATTGAAACATTTAGAGAATGCCAAGGTAGTGAAGTATTGCacacttatttttatttttacttcctCATTTAGCTCTTCTTCACTTTTGTAATGCATCAAAGCATGTGATATATGAGGCCTACACTCTGATGTCAGTCGAAGAAAACTCAATTGCCTGCACACAAAAGCTCCATTAAAATGATCTTTTTTATTACTACCTCAAGCAAAAAATTGCTTCAATGCTAAGTTTGCATGCATTTTACAAAAACTTTTTCTTACTATTGCTTCATTCAACCTAATAGATAGTCTCCTTATGATGGCTAGATCCACTTTGATGAGGGATTGTCGGCACGACATAGAAAAGCAGAAACAGCAAAGATTATCTCCAAGGGTATTCGTGGAAAAAGTCTTACGGAAGAGGAGCTTGTCAAAATTGCTGGCCGTGTAAATGTTCAGGTTTGAGACAAATCCAATGACAAAAAATTCTGCTTTAAATTTTAATGTAGAAATAGTTGTGCACGCGGAAGTAAATCTTTGGTTAAGTTCTTGGTTGCCATGCAGTCATATCGTTTGTATTAAACGACAAATTTATGAACATGGTAAAAACAAGGAAATCATTGTTCATGCTTGAACACACATATCAATATATAGTAATGGCCCAGTGCTATTACTTGCGAAAAAAGTCACAGCTGAAGTGCTGCCTTACTCTGgctcatatcctttatataattttcttgAAAATCACGACATGATTTTCATGTCTGTCAACTGTGCAGATGGATGTTCTGAAAGCCTTCAATGACATTGATGGATCACAGTGGAAGTACTCTCTTTTTGGAAATCCAAATGATCCAGAAACTTTCAGGTTTGTATTACCTTCATTTTGCTTGATTCCATGTACTTGTGCTAGGAGAAATAACCTTAGCAGGGAGTTACCTCCCGATTACTGTTTAGTGATGCGTGGTTAAATGATGAGTTTACACACATTTCTGGTTTAACATGAATATGAACAACACATCAAATATGCATCTTCCTGCTTAAGTGAAATCATGTAGTTTCCACTGTTGGGATTATGTAGAGGTTATCTCCAATGTTCACCTCCTTTCATGTTGTATCTGGCAAATCTAATAACGTCACCATCTAGAAAAGCTTCCTGGTGAAAAGAACTGTTTGAAAAAGCTGTTGCCTCCTATAATTTCACAGGAGAAGGTCCGAGATTGCAGAAACTCTATCTGAGAAGGATTTCGATCTGGCTTTCCAAGTGATTTA
The nucleotide sequence above comes from Papaver somniferum cultivar HN1 chromosome 8, ASM357369v1, whole genome shotgun sequence. Encoded proteins:
- the LOC113303692 gene encoding protein DDB_G0276689-like isoform X2, whose protein sequence is MGWDLLSGKTVARRRLMQLLWTSKSQVLRLEEHSLYGKQSDEVSCVEHLCDVLCYQLDLASFVACVNSGRPWTSKSSLLFSGKEQIEDKTDDTLSDPFVENFVLERLSVQTPLRVLFDVVPDIKFQDAIELISMQPIASTAAAWKRMQDIELMQMRYTLQSAVLALGAMEQSISDETQFYHQMALVHLKELRNHLEAVSNIPRKIFLVDIIISLLHMDGISLNLTQCISSNNYPDSPLKSTRGQVDPSESYEGGNKTVVSFTGTLLEILHHNLPSAAFEQENMLNNGMTAGGRQALEWRISNAQQLIEDWEWRLSILQRLLPLSERQWSWKEALCILRAAPSKLLNFCMQKAKYDIGEEAVNRFSLPPEDKATLALAQWVDNTFRRTSAEDAVTRAADGNVNAIQELDFTSLRSEIGSLSAILLCIDVAATSARSVDMSKRLLDQAQVMLSEIYPGGAPKTGLTYWDQVQEVGLISVNRRVLKRLHEFLEQEKTPILQEILSGEMNVTLAKESNREGQRQRALAILHQVIEDAHKGKRQFLSGKLHNLARAVADEETNTSYVKGEGPYSDRKMLSSIDREGVLGLGLNVSKPSSVTAVGENSVQPAGYDIRDPGKRLYGPLSSKPATYLSAFVLYIATIGDIVDFIDTTHDFNFFSLVYEWPKDVLTRLVFERGSTDAAGKVADIMGADFVNEVISACVPPVYPPRTGHGWACIPLLPMFSKMSLENKVNRASKESKPNSHSPSSVTPGNPLYPLEMDIVKHLAKLSPVRAVLACVFGSSILNSSSESSASGSSGDELIQAPDADRLFYEFALDQSERFPTLNRWIQMQTNLHRVSEYAVTVKRTAKTGEPKPEAKAAVKRSREPDSDTESEVDDMVFSVHSSTNLPEYTEKVSSGHDLLQDSPKSENLEHDQTIFLSFDSENEVPYEKAVERLIDEGKLLDALALSDRCLRDGASDRLLQLLVERGEEIQSVSGQTQGYGAHNSWSNSWQYCLRLKDKQLAAKLALKYLHRWELDAAIDVLTMCSCHLLPTDPVKREVMQMRQALQRYSHILSADDHYTSWQEVEAESKEDPEGLALRLAGKGAVSAALEVAESAGLSIDLRRELQGRQLVKLLTADPLCGGGPAEASRFLSSLRDPDDALPVAMGAMPLLSDLRSKQLLVHFFLKRRAGNLSDVEVSRLNLWALGLRVLAALPLPWQQRCSSLHEHPHLILEVLLMRKQLQSASLILKEFPSLRDNNLVLIYAAKAIAVHVPSLSREQRISVAGPIPKQKIKPGTPSRSNFSNSLNNLQKEARRAFSWTARDNGNKPAPKEVYRKRKSSGLSPSEKVAWEAMTGIHEDRVSTYSVDGQERLPPVSISEEWILTGDPNKDDAVRSSHRYESAPDIVLFKALLSLCSDETVSAKGALDLCVTQMKSVLNSQQLPLDATTEIIGRAYHATETFVQALLYAKSQFRKLAGSSDLSSTYSERNRENDDASSDAGSSSVGSSSTDELSELLSQADIWLGRAELLQSLLGSGIIVSLDDIADKESSARLRDRLIGYERYSMAVYTCKKCKINAFPVWSAWGLALIKMEHYSQARVKFKQALQLYKVDPAPVILEIINTIEGGPPVDVSAVRSMYEHLAKSAPTILDDSLSADSYLNVLYMPTTFPRSERSRQFRGSSNDLSESSMLEEEGPRSNLDNIRYLECVNYLQDYARYQMLGFMFKHGHYDDACILFFPANGLPPPPQPSSLAAATTSSSPQRPDPLATDYGTIDDLCDLCIGYGAMPILEEVISTKMASTSPQDVAVNQYITAALTRICNYCETHRHFNYLYKFQVVKKDLVAAGLCCIQLFANSLSQEEALKHLENAKIHFDEGLSARHRKAETAKIISKGIRGKSLTEEELVKIAGRVNVQMDVLKAFNDIDGSQWKYSLFGNPNDPETFRRRSEIAETLSEKDFDLAFQVIYEFHLPAVDIYAGVASSLAERKKGGQLTEYLKNIKGTIDDEDWDQVLGAAINVYANKHKERPDRLIDMLHSSHRKVLACVVCGRLKTAFQIASRSGSVADVQYVAHQALHANALSVLDLCKQWLAQYI
- the LOC113303692 gene encoding protein DDB_G0276689-like isoform X3, yielding MEKDIELMQMRYTLQSAVLALGAMEQSISDETQFYHQMALVHLKELRNHLEAVSNIPRKIFLVDIIISLLHMDGISLNLTQCISSNNYPDSPLKSTRGQVDPSESYEGGNKTVVSFTGTLLEILHHNLPSAAFEQENMLNNGMTAGGRQALEWRISNAQQLIEDWEWRLSILQRLLPLSERQWSWKEALCILRAAPSKLLNFCMQKAKYDIGEEAVNRFSLPPEDKATLALAQWVDNTFRRTSAEDAVTRAADGNVNAIQELDFTSLRSEIGSLSAILLCIDVAATSARSVDMSKRLLDQAQVMLSEIYPGGAPKTGLTYWDQVQEVGLISVNRRVLKRLHEFLEQEKTPILQEILSGEMNVTLAKESNREGQRQRALAILHQVIEDAHKGKRQFLSGKLHNLARAVADEETNTSYVKGEGPYSDRKMLSSIDREGVLGLGLNVSKPSSVTAVGENSVQPAGYDIRDPGKRLYGPLSSKPATYLSAFVLYIATIGDIVDFIDTTHDFNFFSLVYEWPKDVLTRLVFERGSTDAAGKVADIMGADFVNEVISACVPPVYPPRTGHGWACIPLLPMFSKMSLENKVNRASKESKPNSHSPSSVTPGNPLYPLEMDIVKHLAKLSPVRAVLACVFGSSILNSSSESSASGSSGDELIQAPDADRLFYEFALDQSERFPTLNRWIQMQTNLHRVSEYAVTVKRTAKTGEPKPEAKAAVKRSREPDSDTESEVDDMVFSVHSSTNLPEYTEKVSSGHDLLQDSPKSENLEHDQTIFLSFDSENEVPYEKAVERLIDEGKLLDALALSDRCLRDGASDRLLQLLVERGEEIQSVSGQTQGYGAHNSWSNSWQYCLRLKDKQLAAKLALKYLHRWELDAAIDVLTMCSCHLLPTDPVKREVMQMRQALQRYSHILSADDHYTSWQEVEAESKEDPEGLALRLAGKGAVSAALEVAESAGLSIDLRRELQGRQLVKLLTADPLCGGGPAEASRFLSSLRDPDDALPVAMGAMPLLSDLRSKQLLVHFFLKRRAGNLSDVEVSRLNLWALGLRVLAALPLPWQQRCSSLHEHPHLILEVLLMRKQLQSASLILKEFPSLRDNNLVLIYAAKAIAVHVPSLSREQRISVAGPIPKQKIKPGTPSRSNFSNSLNNLQKEARRAFSWTARDNGNKPAPKEVYRKRKSSGLSPSEKVAWEAMTGIHEDRVSTYSVDGQERLPPVSISEEWILTGDPNKDDAVRSSHRYESAPDIVLFKALLSLCSDETVSAKGALDLCVTQMKSVLNSQQLPLDATTEIIGRAYHATETFVQALLYAKSQFRKLAGSSDLSSTYSERNRENDDASSDAGSSSVGSSSTDELSELLSQADIWLGRAELLQSLLGSGIIVSLDDIADKESSARLRDRLIGYERYSMAVYTCKKCKINAFPVWSAWGLALIKMEHYSQARVKFKQALQLYKVDPAPVILEIINTIEGGPPVDVSAVRSMYEHLAKSAPTILDDSLSADSYLNVLYMPTTFPRSERSRQFRGSSNDLSESSMLEEEGPRSNLDNIRYLECVNYLQDYARYQMLGFMFKHGHYDDACILFFPANGLPPPPQPSSLAAATTSSSPQRPDPLATDYGTIDDLCDLCIGYGAMPILEEVISTKMASTSPQDVAVNQYITAALTRICNYCETHRHFNYLYKFQVVKKDLVAAGLCCIQLFANSLSQEEALKHLENAKIHFDEGLSARHRKAETAKIISKGIRGKSLTEEELVKIAGRVNVQMDVLKAFNDIDGSQWKYSLFGNPNDPETFRRRSEIAETLSEKDFDLAFQVIYEFHLPAVDIYAGVASSLAERKKGGQLTEYLKNIKGTIDDEDWDQVLGAAINVYANKHKERPDRLIDMLHSSHRKVLACVVCGRLKTAFQIASRSGSVADVQYVAHQALHANALSVLDLCKQWLAQYI